One Mercurialis annua linkage group LG3, ddMerAnnu1.2, whole genome shotgun sequence DNA window includes the following coding sequences:
- the LOC126674836 gene encoding synaptotagmin-3-like, which translates to MVMLHVDWLNKFLLNMWPYLDKAICATIKTTRQPIFAEYVGKYKIQAIEFEHLSLGTLPPIVQSQCLIMVYVKRLLFSLQIIACFYLFLFAEFIYFLFTPIHIGFVHLLES; encoded by the exons ATGG TGATGTTGCACGTAGACTGGCTAAACAAGTTTCTATTGAATATGTGGCCTTATCTTGATAAG GCAATATGTGCTACAATAAAAACCACCAGACAACCTATATTTGCAGAATACGTTGGCAAGTATAAGATACAAGCAATTGAGTTTGAACATCTATCCCTTGGAACTTTGCCTCCTATAGTTCAAAGTCAGTGTTTGATAATGGTTTATGTGAAGAGATTACTGTTTAGCTTGCAAATCATTGCCTGtttctatctttttctttttgcgGAGTTCATATATTTTCTTTTCACCCCTATTCATATTGGCTTCGTACATTTGCTTGAATCATGA